The following DNA comes from Salvelinus sp. IW2-2015 linkage group LG1, ASM291031v2, whole genome shotgun sequence.
tagttcagaaaaccaaagccttgttccgttcgacgaaaattctaaagtatccgtaatgttcgtagaaacatgtcaaatgttttttataatcaatcctcaggttgtttttaacaaacataattgataatatttcgaacgtaacctattcaattaaagagaaagaaaatggagagctacccctctcgggcgcaggaactaatcaaaggagatctcactagttttgaaaaatctcgctaatttttcaaaataaaagcctgaaactgtctaaagcctggtcacagcctgaggaagccattggaaaaggaatctggttgatacccctttaaatggaagaaagacgggcaaggaaacacagatttaaaaatatatatatcacttccgggttagatttcctcaggttttcgcctgcagaatcagtttttatactcacagacaatattttgacagttttggaaactttggagtgttttctatcatatCATCTGTAAAAttctatgcatattctacgatctggacctgagaaatggTCCGTTTACCttgaacgttatttaaaaaaaaaaaaaataatctgacccctagcgtcaatgAGCAGTCCCAACACAACTACAACATGGGACTAAAACACGCCCAAAACGAGattgccacacacacagggaataaaGTGTAacacacacggaggagaaacctctactacTAAACTCAATACCAAAACTGCAAAACTGCCGAGAGAAAGAAACCCTGTGGTGCAGACACGCACCCCTAAATAACATCGTCTTATCAatacccggatgaccagaggagggtaacGTGTGCGCCCACCGAATCAACCTATCACGGACACCAAGTGCGACGTACTTCCGTCCAGCTGGGCACTGAGGTGGGGTAGGCTCTGACCGAGatgcccgctcaatgtccgcgtccacctcccacaccaccggcgccaccagacaagaggccggaagtatggcGGTAGGAttgatggaccgctcctctgtatacagacgggacagtgcgtctgccttagcgttctgggaacccgGTCTATACGATATCGTGAatctggtgaaaaacatggcccactttgcctggcgagggttcagtctccttgtcgcccggatgtactccagattacggtggtcagtccagatgaggagaGGGTGttgagccccctcaagccaatgtctccacaccttcagggctttTACGACAGCCAGCAActccggataaacctccggtagtaattggcaaaccctaaaaaccgctgcacctcctttaccgtggtgggagtcagccaattacgcacggctgcaatgcggtcacactccatcaccaaccctgatgtggaaatgcgataacccaggaaggagacggcctgttGGGAGAACACGCATTtgtcagccttgacgtataggtcatgctccaacagtcaccCAAGTACTCTgcacaccagagacacatgcgtgGCGCGTGTGGTGGAATATATCAAGATGTCATTGATATACGCCACCACACcttgcccgtgcaggtccctgagaatctagtctacaaaggattggaagactgctggggaattctttaacccatacggcattacgaggtactcataatggccagatgtggtactaaatgctgtcttccactcatcacaCTCCCGGATACGTACCAAGTTATACGCgctccagttttgtgaagaagcgtgctCCGTGAAATGACTCagtcgccgtagcgatgagaaGTAGCGAGTAACTGTACCCCACCGTATtagaatttagacctctatagtcaatgcacggacacagacctccctccttcacaaaaaagaaactcgaggaggcgggtaacgtggaggaccgaatgtacccctgcctCAGAGATTCAGagatatgtttccatagccaccgtctcctcctgtgacaggggatacacgtgactcctgggaagtgcggcgtttatcgcacaatcccctcgtcaatggggtggtaattgggtcgccctctttttacagaaagcgatagccaaatcggcatattcggggggaatgcgcacggtggagctttggtctggactctccatcgtcgttgcaccgatggaaactcccacacacctacctgagcactctgaccacccctttagagccctctgttgccacgaaatagtttacatttacatttaagtcatttagcagacgctcttatccagagcgacttacaaattggaaagttcatacatattcatcctggtccccccgtggggaatgaacccacaaccctggcgttgcaagcgccatgctctaccaactgagccacacgggaccgatagtggggttgtgtagtggggttgtgaagggccaaccagggaatccccagcaccaccgGAAATGCAGGTgaatcaatgaggaagagactaattctctcctcgtgacccTCCTGCGTAATCATGTCCGGTGGAGCCGTGGACTCCCTGActacccctgaccctaatggtcgactatctagagcacaggtgtcaaactcattccacggggggccgagtgtctgcgggttttcgctcctcccttgtacttgattgatgaattaacatcactaattagttaggaactccccacacctggttgtctagtgctttattgaaaggaaaaaccaaaaacctgcagacactaggccctccgtggaatgagtttgacacccctgctctagagagTGCACATGGAATGGCTTGTCCATCTGAACCAGGGGAATCCCTAACCTATGCGTGAAACCGCAGTCCATGAAATTccccgctgcgcctgaatctactagcaccttatgctgggaatggggAAAAAAACTCAGGGAAAGAGATTAACAcatacatgtgaccaacagggagctctgggtgagcctggtgctgactcacctggggtgccCAAATAGTACTCGGCCTGCCGTCTCAACTCCCAGACGAGCTCCTGCAGCATCGgtcggcagtgtgccctctccgACCACACCCAGTGCAGGAAGAGGCTCCTCCTCCGATCGCCCTCGCTGCAGcaccccctaactccatgggGGTTGGAGCGGAGGCGCTGGGgggtggaaccaacaggacctgaTCCGGACGCCCGTGTGTAGCCAGCAAGTTGTCCAACCTGATGGACATGTCCACTAGCTGGTCCAGGGTGAGGGTAGCGTCTCTACATGCTaactccctgcggacgtcctcacGTAGGCTGCACCTATAGTGGTCAaccagggccctgtcgttccaccctgcgCCTGCGGCCACGAACACGGCCCGGAAACTGCAggtgaactctgggtagtggtcccTCGCTGAGTCTGGTCCATCCCAgaccgcgttggcccactccagagctttgCCGgacaggcaggagacgagggtgTTCACACTCTCACCTCCCGAAGGAGTCGGGTGCACGGTTGCCAGGTAAAGCTCCAGCTGGAGCAAAAAACCCTTgcatccggcagccgtcccatcgtactcTCTTGGGAGCGCGAGCCGAATACCGCTGGGTCCGGATGGCGCCGGAGAAGGTGGTGGTGCTGATTGGAGTGTGGCAGGTGGAGGCAGAACCGCCtatctcccatctctccatcgtCGCCATCACTTGATCCATAGTGGTCCCGAGACGATGGAGAACGGTGGTGTGGTGTTGAATGCGCTCCTCCATAGAAGTGGAGAGCGTCAGCTCCTGCTGATTCCATAGCtgttggtgcgggattctgttaAGGTGCCTCCTAACgggaggtgcaggaatcaggagcaggagagcaaggaaatcCCAGTGGCAAAAGTTTAATGAGCAGTCCCAACACAACTATAACATGGGACTAAAACGCGCACAAAACGAGattgccacacacacagggaataaagcgtaacacacacagaggagaaacctctactacTAAACTCAATACCAAAACTGCAAAACTGCCGAGAGAAAAGAAACCCCCTGGTGCACACGCACCCCTAAATAACGTCACCacagaaaacaatcccgcacaaagactcgcaggcagcggaggtaaatatacccaccgaaatcaactaacaagacacaggtgtaaacaatacagacagacacaaacgaaaaggaaaaatggatcggtggcagctagtaggccggcgacgacgaccgccgagcaccgcccgaacagggagaggagccacttttggtggaagtcgtgacaattaaaagtgaagactgttatattatcaaatcaattctctaggtttaattattacgtgattaaactaatcatgtaaacattaaCTAGGAATTCGGGGCACCACAGGAAAATGTCGTTACAGAGTTATTATTTCCCGAAAATAACTCTTCTGATATTTTTGAATCTTGTCAAAACAGTCGCTTGTTAATGAGATTTTCCTCGATCAGTTTCGTTCTTGAACGTCGTAATTCCTTCGTCTGCACGAATCCAGACTTTACTTGATGAATCATCCATATACAAATtggctcaattatttatttactagctaattaaacaattacagaatatataaaacattctaacattatacagtaaataCTGTCCCTAGAGGACTtaacaaaacatgacagtttggttataacacaatagatacagagagaaaaggggttggaaggaaaggagacaaataATTCGGTCTTTAGGACAATGGGGAAGCTACTCTCACGGAAATGCAAATACATATGCCACTAATAAATCGCTAGTTCGAAAAGTAATGCAATGTTTTTACGTGAAGCTGGCTTCGATAGTTGGTCGATGAGGTAAGATTCTGGTTTGTCCAGTAGAGATTGCCATTGTCCTTTGTAGAATCTTCGAGGTCGTAGTGGTGTGAGGTTCATCTCACTTTATAGATGCTTCTGCGTTGTCGTCAGTGTTCTCGGACTAGACTTAAGCAAATTTTCAGATGCAGACTGATATAGGCTGTAGTCTAGAATTCTCCTTTGTGATCAATAGTTCAGAGttcatttccagccgtgtagctcACGCTCCACGCCGTCTGGTCTTTTGGTTGAGTTGTAGTTTCAAACCATTTGTAACACCTGGCTTACACTGTGGTTTGCATGGTCTGGTGTGAATTGCGTCACAGGGGCTTTTATGCTTGGGTAGAAAAGGGGCCGTCTCAACCATGCCCATGTGGGCACGAACATGATATTGACTGTGCATAAGTTACCAttaaactaactagctagcttgcctACTCCAACTAactccacagataaaagggtaaaccaagTTTGTTTCTATTAATCCCTCCTTCAGGCTTCTAATTCTTCTTtgaactttatatggcggttggcaaccaactaaggtgcattaccaccaccaactggagtgtggacctcagttcatctttcaatcacccacgtgggtatatgcttctaaaaaccaatgaggaaatgggagAGGCGGGATTTTCAGCGCATCAAGCGTTACAAATAGAaccaacttctattttagcgcctggctatgcagacCCTCGTTGACGCGCGCAAGttgtgtgggtgcaatgattgaataacatgtatgtgtatatttattttgcaAAGCTCGCGCACGTGATGCatgtggtgtggtcagcatgtaagtatGTTATCCTACGGttttgacttggtgtacagggagaatactgtaaaaatggcccatgttctgaattctgtcactgtacatttcaaaagtttgtGGGCACCTTTTGTCACCATAATtatgcaattaatgtattgtttagtgttgtgttgtgtagtagctttgctggcatgcatcaaaacCATTTTGGGGGAGTTTGCTCCACCAAGATTTacaatgcctttggaaagtattcagaccccttaccttttcccacattttgttacataacagCATTATCGTGCTGAggtttttttcagcggcagggactgggagactagtcaggatcaagggaaagattaacagagcaaagtacagagatccttgctgaaaacctgctccagaatgttCAGGACCACAATTTCTGgggaaggttcaacttccaacaagacaaaaactctaagcatacagccaagacaatgcaggagcggcttccttaagtggcccagtcagagcccaaacttgccgatcgaacatctctggagaggcctgaaaatagctgtgcagcgacgctccccatccaacctgacagatgttgagagaatctgcagagaagaatgggagaaactccccaaatacaggtgtgccacgcttgtagcgtcatacccaagaagactcgaggctgtaattggtaccaaaggtgcttcaacaaagtacggagtaaagggtctgaatacttatgtaaatgtgatatttcattttttttttttttatacatttgcaactctgtataaaaacctgtttttgctttgtcattatgggatattgtgtgtagattgagaattaaaacaatttaatcaagtttagaataaggctgtaaagtaagaaaggggtctgaatactttccaaatgcactgcagataGGACCCATTTATTTATGGACTGAATACATTTTCACCCAAATATAATTGCTTTTTAAACATAGCAATtcggggttgtgttcattaggcacgaaACAGAAGAAAAACTGAAACAGAGAGTACCTGGACTTGTCCTATAAGAAACGGTCATTtttgtttctgttgcaaaacattttaaagcaTTTTCCGTGAATACGGACAGATTTCAGACTTTCACTTTTTTTTCTAGTGAAAAATAAGTGCATTCTCTggactcccgggtggcgcagcggtctaaggcactgcatcgcagtgctgagGAGCCACTACAGCCTCGTGTTCGATCCCAGACTGTCACAGCCAGCCGTGACTGGAAGCCCTatgggacggcgcacaattggcccagtgctgTCCGGGTTTGGTTGGAGATTTCCTTGGCTAATCGTGATCTAGCGACTCTTTGTTGGCGgtccgggcgcctgcaggctgactttggtcgtcagttggatgtggtttcctccgacacattagtgcggctggctttcaggttaagcaagcagtgtgtcaagaagcagtgtggcttggcaggtcatgtttcagaggacgcatgcctctcccgagtccgttggGGGGTTGCAGCGATgtgacaagattgtaactaccaattggatatcattaAATATTTTGTTATTTCCGCACCGTAAAAGTGTCCATAATTTGCAGGATGCTGGATGAGTACTTTGAGGAGCAGATGAAGGAGATCATCAGGATGTGTGCCTACCAGACAGACCATGCTCTTCTCTGCCACCATGAGCGAGGAATACAGACACAACCTGTATTCCTTTATTATCACATTGGTCACCAAACCCGGTCTTGGTGAGctacagggtgtgcaggcttttgttccagctcaGCATTAACTCACCTGATTCGACTTGTCGCCGTCATCTTGATGATTGGCTGATGAGTTTGGTCATGTGTGGTAGTGTCTGGTGATGGTATGCCAATATGGTTTGTGTTGACAAATATGGCATATTGTTCAATTAGATTCTGATCGTTGCTTTGTTTTTCCATTACTTTACCCTCCAGTGGCTGCATTGTTTATTGAAATGgtgttatctttctctctctttgtcctccaGGTGAAAGACTTGGCGTCGGGTCTCTCTGAAGCAGCCAGTGCGTAATCTTTGTGAAAAGCAACACAGACGTGGCGCCCTACAGGAGTTTGTCAGGATCCGACCAGCCAAGAAAGGAGACAAGGAGGCCGTTGTGGGCGGTGAGTTGTCTGGACAACTATCACAATACAGTGCTGAGTTATTGTGAAGTAAAGTACAACATGTAGCAGAAAGTTCACTGCTCACCCTTTTCACCTTCGTCATTTTCCATTGAACAGAAATGGAAAACCATGCAGTTGAAAAAGGTGAACATTGAACTTTCTGATACATGTAGCAATCTCGACTAACTGTGGGTGTGTCACcagtctgtgcatgtgtgtctcttgtgtctcctgcctgtgtgttttgtgtttatctcctgtgtctatgtctgtgtgtctcagcCCTGCTGACGCAGACGTTCCAGGACCACGTGATGGTGTTCACCCAGACTAAGAAGCAGGCCCAACGGATGCACATCCTCCTGGGCCTGATGGGGCTAAAGGTGGGGAAGCTGCACGGGAACCTGTCCCAGACCCAGAGACTGGAGAGCCTCAGGTACCTAGACACTTTCCAACTAACTGGCCTTACACCGCTCCGCAAAGAATtacactgtttttattttcaaCTATTGAACGTGCGGCTCACGCCCAAGAACACTTGATAAATTGCTATGCAAAAGCTATGCATCCAGTGTAGCAGCTTAAAACCTACTCTTTTTGCGATGCTACAGGGTAGCTCCCCTGTAACACTTACAGTATTATACACTATTACCTACTTACACACTATTCCCTGATTTACACTATTGGACCAAGCGAAGTCGagctgtactgagctggcctggttacgcatcAACCATAGTTGCGGCAACCGTGctgaaaaggacaatgtgaaatgaAACTACGTTTTGTGTCGTTTGTTTTGTGTCAATCAGGCATTTGACATTGCTAAAATAATAAGTATGCATAATACATACCCAGGCATCTTTTCTCAGAAATTAATCGAGTAGCTGGTGCAAGATTTTTGTTCTGTTGTGCTGAGATAAGTGAGTGAGGTCAGGGtgggaaatacatttttgggtcaGCCAGcaaaaaatctaccagccactcaaTATTTACCagcccaaatatatatttttacatacattttttttaaatcaatggatgagcatgctttgtaatgtttctaaagcAAAAATGTATTACTAGTATGTATTACATTCTCAATCAAGCACGAACATTTCAGCTGTCCCTTTAAAGGACGGGACGTTACCGTGTTAACTGGGCACACTCTTGTCTTCCTAGCAGCAAACTCAaactaacattgaaaaacaacctagtGTGTGAACAAAACTATGTaactggccaagaaacacgacgaCAAAGTCACACTTTAGTAGCTTTTCTTGTCAATTGTGACCAACTTCTACATGTGGGATTTTGATTGAAAAAACGGTTCCCAAATGCTCTGTGACTACCCACCAACGTGACAAATGAAATAGTCATTCTTACCCAccaatgacaaaatttgcccgcGTTTGGCCGGTGTTCATTTTCCATCCTACTTGTGGCTATAGTTTATATAAAAGCTGCCCTTCACTGTAGAAATTAACCATTTCTCTTCAGATGATCAACTTGACCATGCCGATGAAGCCATTTTCAGATTGAGATGCACCCGCTAACATCGTCGTTCTCCTCCACAGGTGATCAACTTCACCATGCCCAACACAATGAAGCACTACATTCACAGGGTGGGCCGCACAGCCAGATCCGGCAAGGTGGGTTGCTCTGTGTCCATGGTGGGCGAGACAGAGAGGTAGATGCTCAAGGACATTGTCTGGAAGGCCAATACTCCTGTGAAGGCCCGTGTCCTGGCACAAGGTAAAAGCTCAACGCCAGGACCCTTTTAAAATAGTGCAGAAATGCATCTTTCCTTCCTTGTGTACTTGAGATAATATCTATAAGTGTTTGGATAGGTATAGGCAGGGATATCACCCTGTTAATTTTAAGAATTCAAACAATTCAGATCACTGATTACTGAAAGGAAGGTAAGGATTCATTTCTAAAGTTTTAAAAATGTTGAAGTCGATTCTATTGCAATGGGACTCATctgactaaataaaataaaaggaacCTCTGCATACCTACTCCTCATTCAAGAGGGACTCTAATCCTCCAAATTTGTAGAATTTTATGTTATTCTTAAAGGATTATTCAATTTGATGGCCACAAGGTCAATTGATCTTTTTTCTCTGGTTGTGCTTTTGTGATgactgagctgttctctctcttcttcagagGTGATTTAAAAATTCCGAGACCTGATTGAGAAGCTGGAGAAGGACGTGTACGCCGTGATgcgcctggagagagaggagagggccatGGCCTACTCGGAGGCTCAGGTAAAAAGCAGCATATTGTGTGTATTCAAATACATGGTAGTGTGTTCCTGTGGTcatatgtgtgtattttgtgtgtgtgtgcgcgcacgtgtcATTCAGGTCAGTGTGTCACAGAAGCAGCGAGCACAAAACGCAGACGAGGCAGACCTCCAGAGGACGTGGTTCCAAATGCACGACGAGCGCAAGACCGCAGTGAGTACCGCAGACCAATACTTACTATAGGCCTACCAACCCCCCTACCATGTTCCTCGCTGCTACAAGATGGCATCTTCATATCACAACATCCTGCCCTTTCGATGTTATATACACAGTACACGCAGTGCATTACCATGGACAGCATAGCTCATCTCACTGCAACCAATGCCCACGACCTCGACTACAGCTCAACTAAAACCGGCCCTTGACCAGACCCATAATTCATGATTTAACCTTTGTTTCTGCCAGTGACCAAAGCTCTGGCGGACTTTGACTTGACCCTaaggggaaagaagagagagaagttcaTCAAAGAGGGGAAAAAGAAAGAGTTATCGGTACGAGTGCTCATATTAGTTCCCTGTTTGACTGGTaccatgttttcattttgtatgttttttttcctaGATTTTTCGGTCTTTTTTTCTGTATAATTAAAATGAATGTTAACAGAATTCCCCATCAACGGTGTTTCCACTCAGGAATCTTTTACTTAATCATTTACATACTTTATAGCATCGAAACCATTACATTTGACTAATAATTTGCTATTTATGTCCTCTGTACACTAGATATGGTTTTGAACTAGTTAAAAACTGGTAAGGGATGCAACAGTTGAAAGTTCAACTCAGGCTAGCCAGCTCAAATCTCGAAGCGGTCAGTTCTGTCATATAGCTAAATTACATTTATGTTTACTTAGCAATCTTAGAGTATCCTGTAGTTATCCGGGTATACATCAGTTCATATAGTAAGgagccttgtccgagccagaacggcccatatGGCAGGAGCCTATCCTCTGTCTGTAGcgcgaggcagcttgatgtacaagtacacttCCTGGATAGGACGCTACTCTATCTCAGCGTTATTACTTTGACTATGCAGTTGGAGCTAGATACCCTTTTCTTCCCTAGTCGTCTCCACTGAAATTCAATTTGCTAGAGTGACATTTATTGTATTGTGCACGTCTCTCTATAATTTCCGTATAACATACAACTACATAAAGATTGTAAAGCAaagcagacgtgtgtgtgtgtatatacatcaTCTTTGGGTCAAGTACTTTTTCAGTTAGCTGTGTATCTTGTCCAATCACCGttttctctttctgcctctcagTCTGAGGACAAAGCCCAGTTTGAGATCCTCAAGTCCTCAACccaaaatggcgtttttttgttataaaagtaatatttattgaacaaaaagaacatttattgtgtaactgggagtctcgtgagtgcaaacatccgaagattatcaaaggtaagtgattaactttattgcttttctgactttcgtgaccatgctaatttagggctagctgttgtagcattgattgatactcacaaaagcttggattgctttcgctgcaaagcatattttctaaatctgacacgatgggtgattaacaacaagctaagctgtgttttggtatatttcacttgtgattgcatgattataaatatttttagtaatattttgcacactgcaattcagcggttgtttaggaaaatgatcccgctaatgggagccgtagcgcagagaagttaagaacatacagctgtcGGGTTGTACACTCTataggcaggatagaacagcagcctctggtaagacacggggcaggggcctatgcatatatgtaaacaacagctggtgcacgacatctaaggaagtctcaaggttttactcgcctgaggtagagtatctcatgataaactgtagattacactatctaccgagagagttttcatctgtatttttcgtagctgtctacataccaccacagactgaggctggcgcTAAAACCCcaatcaatgagctgtattctgccataaagcaaacaggaaaacgttcatccagaggcagcgctcctagtggccggggaattTAATGGAGGGAAACTTATTAAAACAGTTTTActtcatttctatcagcatattaaatgtgcaactagagggaaataaattctagaccacctttactccacacacagcgacgcgtacaaagctctcccttgccctccatttggcaaatctgaccataacgctatcctcctgattcctgcttacaagctacattaagcaggaagcaccagtgacttgatctataaaaaagtggtcagatgaagcagatgttaaactacaggactgttttgctagcacagactggaaaatgttctgggattcttccggttgcattaaggagtacaccacatcagtcactggcttcatcaataagtgcatcgaggatgttgtccccacagtgactgtacgtacataccccaaacagtaCCCCAAacacatttgcac
Coding sequences within:
- the LOC111960935 gene encoding probable ATP-dependent RNA helicase DDX27 translates to MLDEYFEEQMKEIIRMCAYQTDHALLCHHERGIQTQPTWRRVSLKQPVRNLCEKQHRRGALQEFVRIRPAKKGDKEAVVGALLTQTFQDHVMVFTQTKKQAQRMHILLGLMGLKVGKLHGNLSQTQRLESLR